Genomic DNA from Pedosphaera parvula Ellin514:
AAAGCAGCTCCTACAGTTTCTCTCGGCTCCAACGGATTGCTCGTCCGTTCTGCTGATACCAATTTCGTCATGAATATTCATGGCTACGCCCAAGTCGATGGGCGTTTTTATCTAAATGATCGTGAGACAGCCAATGACACTTTTCTGCTGCGCCGGGTGCGCCCCATCATTGAAGGCACGGTTTATGACAAATTCGACTATCGGTTGATGCTTGATGTGGCTACGGGGAATGTCACCGGCAGTTCAGCAGCGAACAACGCGCTTATAGACGACGCCTACGTGAACGCCCGGTTCTTCAACCAGTTCCAGGTTCAAGTGGGTAAATACAAATCGCCAGTAGGGCTCGAACGTTTGAAATCCACTGCTGACCTGGTTTTTGTCGAAACTGGTTTTGCCACGCAGTTGACGCCGAACTATGACACTGGCGTCATGATTCACAATGCCCTGTTTAACACCCCCGTCAATTACGCCATCGGCATCTTTAACGGCGCTGGTGATGCCGGGAGTGATGATCTCGACGTTTCTGACGAGGGTAAAGACGTTGTCGGACGATTGTTTCTGCAACCGTTTTTAAACAGGGATGTCGACTCTTTGCGCGGTTTGGGTTTTGGTGTCGCCGGTTCAATTGGGCATCATAACGGACCATTGGCGACCTATAAAACTGCCGGGCAGCAAACCTTCTTCAGCTACTCGACGACCACCACGGCCAATGGATCGCAGTACCGACTTGATCCTCAACTATTCTACTATTGGGGACCGTTCGGAATTCTGAGTGAATATGTTCTGTCCTCACAGGAAGTTAGATCCACCGCCGCAGGAACGCCCCCCAATGCCCGGTTCAATAACACTGCCTGGCAGGTTGAAGCTTCCTATTTGCTCACCGGTGAGCAAAACACATTTAAGACAATCAATCCTTTGCATCCTTTTGGTCCGGTCAACGGTGGTTGGGGAGCTTTCGAGTTGGCCCTCAGAGTCCAACAACTTTCACTGGATAAGGACGCTTTTCCCAAATACGTCACTTCAACCTCTGCCAAGGAAGCTACGGCATGGGGCGTTGGGGCCAACTGGTATTTAAATCGCAACGTAAAACTAAATCTGGATTATGAAGCCACCAGTTTCCGGGGTGGGAGCAAGGTAAAGAATGCCGTCACCGCGCACGAAGAACATGTGATCTTGAGCCGGGTTCAATTCTCATTTTAAACAAGGAAAAAGCAGAATTATGAAACAGAGATTAAAATTAATTGCACTCCTCGGAGTAGGGGTGTTGCTCTCCACCACGTCCTGGGCGGAAAAATCCACCAGGCTGCTGAATGTATCCTACGATCCAACGCGGGAGTTATACCAGGCGTATAACTCTGAGTTCGTCAAATATTGGAAAGGCAAAGCCGGCAAGGATGTGGAAATCAAACAATCTCATGGCGGTTCCGGGAAGCAGGCCCGTGCGGTGATCGATGGTCTGGAAGCCGATGTGGTTACGCTTGCACTGGCTTATGACATCGATGTAATTGCTGAGAAGGCCCAGTTGCTGCCAAAAGATTGGCAGCAAAAATTTCCAAATAACAGCTCGCCTTATACCTCCACGATCGTGTTTCTGGTGCGCAAGGGCAATCCCAAGGGCATCAAGGATTGGGAGGATCTTATCCGCCCGGGCGTTTCTGTGATCACACCGAATCCCAAAACTTCCGGGGGAGCGCGCTGGAATTACCTTGCCGCTTATGGATACCAACTGAAACGTTCTAATGGCGATGAATCCAAAGCGAAGGAGTTTGTGAAGAACCTCTTCAAAAATGTTCCCGTGTTGGATACCGGTGCGCGTGGGGCAACAACCACTTTCGTTCAACGGGGCATTGGCGATGTGCTGATTGCCTGGGAAAATGAGGCGATTCTCGCGGCCAAGGAATTGGGCAAGGGCGAAGTGGAAATTGTCGTTCCTTCCGTGAGCATTCTTGCTGAACCTCCGGTGGCCGTGGTGGATAAGGTGGCAAAGCGCCACGGAACCGAAGCGGTTGCCAAGGCTTATCTGGAACACTTGTACAGCGAACAAGGCCAGGAAATCGCCGCGAAAAATTTTTATCGCCCCCGGTTGGAGTCAGTTGCGAAGAAGTACGCGAACCAGTTTCCACAATTGAAACTATTCACCATCGATGAGCTGTTCGGTGGCTGGCAAAAGGCTCAAAAGGCTCATTTTGCTGATGGCGGAACCTTCGATCAAATCTATCAGAAATAAACCCTCGAGGTGGTTCTTTCAGCGGCGGCAACCTGCTTATGTATCAGGTGCCGCCATTTTTCTGGCTTCCTCTTATTTTGCTTTTTCCTGTTGTGACCGTGAACTGGCCACAACCGAATTCTCTTTTTCCTCCTTTGCCGCCCAACCTACGACCTGTCCATTGGGCAGCTTCACCAGTGTTGAATCCGCTGCCGGGGCTGTTTGCGGCTGATTGGAACCGTCGAGGTAAACACAAGTGGTTTCTCCTTCTTGTATGAGGACTGGCACGGTCACCCGGCCGGAATGGGCAGAGCGGGCTGATACCTGATAGCTGCCGGGGACCAGGGCGACGCACACAGGATTGTCGTCAAATCTATCAATGCAATTCTTGATATTCTGAACCGTTCTGCCATCCGAGGAGAGGAGTTTGTAATTGCTATGTCGGTCAAACCGCGAATCCTGCAGCCTAAATGGTTCCCAGGCGGAATAAACCAGTAGGTATCCTTCCTTCGAAGCTTTCGATGCCACATGCGGAGCGGGGCCAACTGGTGCCAGGCTGGCAACGGGTGCGGCGTGGAAGGCACAGGCAGGCAATAAGGTTAATGAACTTAACCAAAGCCAACGGTTCAGATATTTCATAACAAGATTTATAATTTGATTTCTATGCTCGGCATCTCAGTTCCTGCTCCATTTGAATGCCACCGCATTAACTGGTCCTGAAAATCTGATTAAAATCCTTTCAGAATCGCTTTATCTGAACGGGCTCGCATACGGAATAGGAGAATGAATCATTTTAATTCCGCGGAGGGGAGTTGATTCCTGTCAGGCATTGGGGCAATCCAAATACTTCCAAATTGGCCCGAAAATGAATGGGAGTTAGATTTAAAAGTCGAATAATTTGCTTTCTGAATGAATTTTAATCAGAACTTCAGGGCTGTTTAATGAGTTGATAGTCAACTTCAACAAGCAAAAGAAATAATTATGCGTCTCCTCCTGGTCGAAGATGAGAAAAAAGTCGCCGAGTTTGTAGCCCGCGGATTGCGGGCGGAGCGGTTTGCGGTGGATGTTTGCAACGATGGGCTGAGCGGATACGAAATGGCATCCACATACAATTATGACCTCATGATTTTGGATTTGATGCTGCCCACGTTGAGCGGCACCGAAATCTTGAAACGTCTTCGCAAACAAAGCTCCCAAGTCCCGGTATTAGTCCTGACGGCCCGCGACGGCATGGCGGAAAAGATCGAGAACTTTGAGGCCGGTGCGGACGACTACCTTACCAAGCCGTTTGCCTTTGCCGAACTGCTGGTCAGGGTAAAGGCCTTGCTGCGGCGCGGCACCGCCAACCGTTCGAGCGTTCTCCATGTGGGAGACCTGGAAATTGACCGTTTGACTCAGCAGGTGCGTCGAGGCGGGAAGAAGATTGATCTGACTTCCAAGGAATACGGACTTTTGGAATACCTGGCTGCCAATGCCGGTCGGGTGTTATCCCGAACCATGATCGTCGAGCATGTCTGGGACGAAAGCTTTGAAGGACTCACCAATATTGTTGATGTCTACGTGCGTCACCTCCGCAGCAAGGTCGATTCAGGCTATCCATGCAAACTCATCCGCACGGTCAGAGGGGTGGGTTATTCGGTCAGTGATGAACGAGAGACATGAACACACAATCCATTAGATTCCGTCTGGTGGTCTGGTACGCCGGTCTTTTGATCGGGGTGTTTGTTCTGCTGGGCTATTTTATGTTCACTGGTGTCAGAGTTTACCTGGAGCGAAGCCTGGGTGACGCTCAGGTCAGGCGCGCCCAGCAGATCGCTGTGAGCCTGCTGGCCAATGTGGAAAAGACTGGAGAAACCCCGGTGATCAATGAAATCAATTCCGTATTTGCTCCTGAGCTAAGCGATCGGTTCATTCGTATCATGCGCAGTGATTCTTCAGTCATGTATGCTTCCCGGAATCCCAAGGACTTGAGTTTTGATGCGAGTCATGTGCCTGTTTACACCGGGGCGGCCAAAGCAGGAACATGGAGGAAGGAACCAGTTCCCGATGGCAAGGAATTGCTGATTGCGGCGGTCCCTTACCGAACACCTGATGGAAAGAAATTTGTAGTGGAGGTCGGTGCGCTGTTTGATCCCGTGCAGGCGGTTTTGAATCGTTTGGTGATCCTTGTGGCTTTCGCACTTACCGCCATGGTGATTGTAGCCATCACTGGCGGATACTGGCTGGTACGAAAGGCGCTGGCACCCGTTGATCAAATCTCCAAAAGCGCAGAACAAATCACCTTGCATAATCTTCGGGAACGACTGCCCGTGGCGAAAACTGGAGACGAACTGGAGCGCTTGTCCATCTCACTCAATAATATGATCGTCCGTCTGGAGGATGCATTTCAACAGAATCGGCGTTTTATCGCCGATGCCTCCCACGAATTGCGCACGCCGCTTACCATCATGCGCGGGGAGTTGGAAGCCATTGTCATACAAAATCAAATTGCGCCGGAGGTTCAGACGAAGGCGGTGAGCATTCTTGAGGAAGTGGAACGTTTGACGCGAATCGTAGAAGGATTATTTGCCATATCCCGGCTCGACGCCGGTGAAGCTCAAAAGGAAATGGTGCGATTTGATCTCGCCAAACTTGCCACCAATACAGCCGAGCAGATGTGCCTGCTGGCCGAGGACAAGGGAATCGTTGTCCGATGTGACAATGCGCAGGAGGTGATGGTTGAAGGAGATCGCGCACGCATGAAACAGGTGGTGGTCAACCTGTTGGACAATGCCATCAAATACACGCCTTCAGGTGGGAAGGTCACGCTTTCAGTAAGTGCGCAGAGTGGGAGGGCATCGCTTGAAGTGGAGGACACTGGGATCGGGATACCAGCCGAGGCAAAGCCGCGCATTTTCGAACGATTCTTTCGCGTGGACAAGGCAAGGTCCCGCGATCTCGGCGGAGCAGGATTGGGACTTTCAATCGTAAAATCAATCTGTGCCGCTCATGGTGGCAAAGTGGACTTTTACAGCACCGAAGGAAAGGGAAGTCGTTTCGTCGTGGAACTGCCCCTGTCCCGGTCAAACAATGAGATGGGGGAGAAGACGAATGGACTCTGAAAATCAACAACCAGGCATGAAGCCGGCACCTGCCCGCAAGGATAATTTAATGAGCTTTTTAAATTGGAAAACACTCGTCCCTGCCGCGATCGTTGCGGCAGGTCTCGGATTCTGGAGTTCGTCGCGCGGGAATGCGCACGCAACACCTGCCCCTGACAGCGATATGGTGACTGTAGCTGTGGCCAGGGTGATTCGGCAGGACCTCGCAAAGAATCAGAATTTTGAAGCGGAGTTTCGTCCGTACCAGGAAATCGACCTCCATGCCAAGGTCGCCGGTTTCGTAAAGAGTATCAATGTGGACATCGGAGATCGAGTTAAGGAAGGTGACCTGCTGGCGACGCTGGAAATTCCTGAGTTGGTCGAGGATCTGGAAAAAGCAACGGCTCTCCTTCACCGCGACGAGGAGGAGATCAAACGTGCTGCCGCGGCACACAACGAAGCCCATGGGGTTTTCACCCGAATTTCCTCGGTCAACCAGACGAAACCAAATCTTATCGCCCAGCAGGATCTTGATGGGGCTCAGGCCAAGGATCAAACAACCGAAGCCGCGCTGGCAGCGGCCAGGCAGGAAGTTCAGGTTGCCCAGGCTGAAGTGAAAAAGCTGAAGGCCATCGCAGATTACTGCAAAATCACCGCGCCTTTTTCCGGTGTCATCACGAAACGATTTGCCGATGAAGGCGCGTTGGTGCAGGGCGGCGTAACACCGAGTGCTTCGGCCATGCCGCTGGTGCGCCTTTCACAAATCGATACACTGCGCCTGGTTTTTCCAGTCTCCGTTTCCTACGTGGCCCATGTGCAGTTGGGTGATTCCGTCGGAGTTCGGATTCCTGGCATGGACAAAAACATTACTGGAAAAATTTGCCGCTTTACCAGAAAGGTCGATACCGCCACCCGCACCATGGATGCGGAAGTGGATTTGCCAAATCCTGACCTTTCGCTGATTCCGGGAGTTTACGCCGCCGTGGATTTCAAACTGGACCGCAGGGAAAAGGTTCTGACCATCCCCACCGAAGCCATCTCACGTCAAAAAAGTAACACCGTGTTTGTGCTGAATCCGGCTGGTGAAATCGAAGAGCGGGCGGTGACGCTCGGCTTGGAAACCCCCAATCGCCTCGAGGTGGTTGAAGGGCTTCAAGAAAACGATCTGGTGATGCTCGGCAGCCGCTCACAAGTTAAGCCCGGCCAGAAAGTGCAACCCAAATTGATGGAAATGGGTAGCCTGCAGTAAAGGGCTGTCTCTGCGAATGCGTTTTTGCCTAAGTTGTTTGAATTATTCCTATGACACCCGTTCTTTCACTGGATCAGTTTGAGTCGCTCCGCAGGCTGGAAACCTGCACCATTGCCAATGCCATCGACACTTTTGATCTCCGTTTGCGCAACGAGGGTTACGCTGACGCGAGCATTCGCTGTATGTTTCCCCGTCTCGCCCCAATGCTGGGCTATGCAGTGACGCTTAAGATCAAATGTTCCAGCCCACCCATCGCGGGAAATGCCTATCCCGACAGGACAGATTGGTGGAACCAAATTCTGAAATTCCCGACACCTCGCGTGGTGGTGATTCAGGATGTGGATGAGTTCCCGGGAAATGGAGCATTCCTGGGAGAGGTACATTCGAGCATTTTGCAGGCATTGGGCTGCATCGGCGCAATAACCAATGGAGCCGTTCGCGATCTTTCAGCGGTTGAGTCGAATCGGTTTCAATTTTTTGCCGGCAGCGTGGCGGTATCGCACGCGTACTCACATATCGTGGAAATTGGCGGTGAGGTGGAAATCGGCGGATTGAGAATCAAGCCCGGAGATCTGATTCACGCTGACCGGCATGGAATTCTTTCCGTACCCGGCGAAATCGCCGGCCAGATTCCAGCAGTTGCCGCCAGGTTGTTGGAGCAGGAGAGAAAAGTAATCGCGCTCTGCCGCTCCGCAGATTTCTCGCTGGAAAAGTTGAGGGTTGTGGTCAAACAGAAGCCATAGGTTTTAATTTCATTTACCAGGAACTCTCATGACTAAATTCGCGCTCCGCTATCCGTATCTCATTATCGTTATTTGCCTCATCACCTGTGTGGTAGGTGTAACAAGCCTTCTCCGGATGCCGGTGGACTTGTTTCCACCGATTAATATTCCGGTTGTGGTGGTGGCCACTTTCTTCTCTGGCATGCCGCCGGAGCAAATCGAGAATGACATCACCGGCCGCTTTGAACGTTTCTTTACGCTTGCGAGCGGTGTGGATCATATCGAATCCCGCTCTCTCCCGGGGGTGAGCCTGATCAAAGTTTATTTCCAACCCGGCAGTAATCCGGATACGGCCGTCAGCACCATCGGCAACCTGGCCTCTGCCAACCTGCGACGTCTGCCGCCTGGAACCCTGCCGCCGGTGGTGCTCAAGTTCGATGCCTCCAGTCTTCCGGTCTGCATGATCACGTTGAAAGGTGAAGGACTGAACGAAACAAGATTGCGCGACCTCGGCCAGTTTAATGTTCGTAATCAGGTGGCCAACGTTCCTGGTGCTTCGGTGCCTCAACCATTCGGTGGACGTTATCGCCAGATCATGGTGTATGTCGATCCGCTGAAACTGGAGGCGCATCAACTGAGCGTGATGGACGTGGTGCGCGCGGTGAACGATTCCAACCTGATTCTTCCAGCTGGCGATGTGCGTATTGGTCCATTCGATTACAATATTTATGCCAACAGCCAGTTGCGCGACATCGAAGACATCAATCATCTCCCGCTTAAAACCGTTGGGGGCGCTTCGGTAATGGTGGCGGATGTCGGCGAGGCGAAGGATGCTTCGCAGATACAGAACAATGTTGTGCGGGTGGATGGTCAGAAGTCGGTTTATCTGCCTGTGCTCAAACAAGGCGGCGATGCCAATACCATTGCCGTGGTCGATGGCATCAAGAATGCCGTTTCCCATTTATTGGATGTGCCGAAGGAATTGGTGACCAAAGTGGTCTTCGATCAGTCTGTCTTCGTAAAAACCGCCATCGAAAACCTGATTCATGAAGGCGCCATCGGGTTGCTTCTGACCGGCTTGATGATCTTGATATTTCTTGCCAGCACAAGGGCGACCATCGCTGTATTCCTCTCGATACCTCTATCCACTCTGGCGACCTTCATCGCACTCGGAATGGGTGGTGGAACAGTCAACTCCATGATTTTGGGCGGACTCGCGCTCGTATTCTCGCGCTTGATTGATAACTCCGTGGTGGTGCTGGAAAACATTTTTCGCCATCTGGAACTGGGCGAGACGCCTGAGGTTGCGGCGGAGAAGGGCGGACAGGAGGTGGCGCTGCCAGTGCTCGCGGCCACGTTGACCACTGCCGTCGTATTTTTTCCGGTGACATTTCTCTATGGAGTGAGCCGATTTTTGTTTTCGGCACTGGCCTTGGCCGTTGTGTTCGCACTGTTTGCCTCCTATTTTGTCGCGCTCACCGTCGTGCCTTTGTTCTGTGCGAAGTTCATTAAAAGTGCTCATGGACACGGGGCGGACCATGGAAAGAAATCATTTAGCGACCGCTTTAACGGCTGGTTCAACACCCGGTTTGGAGCGATGCTCGACAAATATGGACTGCTGCTCGGTTGGTCGCTCAAGCGGCCTTGGGCCACGATTTTGGTCATCACCGGCGTCTTCGTGCTCAGCCTTGGATTGTTCAAATTCGTTGGGATTTCGTATTTTCCACGCACGGACCCGGGGCAATTTGTCATTAACCTCAAAGCGCCCACCGGAACACGAATTGAAAACACCGAGGATTTTATAAAAAAGGTGGAGGAGATTGTTCGCGAGGAGGTGGATAAGGATGACCTCGGAATTGTCGTGGCAAACATCGGCATCACCCCGGACTTTTCCGCGATGTACACCAGCAATTCCGGTCAACACACGGCCTTCGTGCAGGTGAGCCTCAGGGAGAAGCACAAACGCGGCAGCTATGATTATATGGAACGAGTGCGGCGACGACTCCGAAACGACCTGCCGCAAATCAGTGCTTATATACAATCCGGCGGATTGCTCGATGCAGTCCTAAACCTCGGCTTGCCGGCGCCAATCGACATACAGGTAAGCGGTTCCAATCTGGAGGCGGCGCATCATACCGCGACGGAACTCGCTGCCAGAATCAGGGGACTAAAAGGGGTGAGCGACGTCTTGGTTCCACAGGATGTGGATTATCCAGCCATCCAGCTCGACATCGATCGCACCCGGGCCAGTCAGTTGGGATTGTCCTCGCGCGAAGTGGTCGGCAATGTGATTACGGCCTTGACGTCGGATGGAATGATTGCGCCGAGCTTTTGGGTCGACCCGAAGAGCGGCAACGATTATTTGCTGACCGTTCAGTATCCGGAAAATCACATCAAGACCCTGGATGAATTGCAGGCCATCCCATTACGTTCCGCCGGCAAGACATTTCCTGCCCGCCTGGATGCTGTCACACATCTTAAACACATTCATTCTCCAACCGAGGTGGATCATTATCAGTTGCGCCGGGTGGTGGATATTTACGTGGCAACATCAGGCGAAGATCTCGGCTCGGTGGCGACTTCGGTCAACAAAGAGATCGGCGAGACATCGCTTCCTGAAAACGTCCGTATTAACGTGCGTGGCATGGTGCAGGGAATGAACGCCTCGTTCAAAAGCTTCAGTCTGGGGCTTATTTTGTCCGTGGTCCTGGTCTATCTGATTCTGGTCGCACAATTTAAGTCATTTCGCGATCCCTTCCTGATCTTGCTGGCTGTGCCGACTGGTCTTACCGGTGTTCTCATCACACTCGTTATCACTGGTACGACGTTGAATGTGATGTCATTGATGGGAGTGGTGATGATGGTGGGAATCGTGGTTTCCAACAGCATTCTGATCGTGGAGTTTACGCATCGTTTGCGGGAGGATGGAAAACCGTTGTTGGAAGCGATTACGGTCGCTTGCCGTGTGCGTTTGCGTCCCGTGCTGATGACCTCGCTGGCTACGCTCATTGGGTTAATCCCGATGGCCGCCAAGCTGGGCACTGGATCAGAAGCCTATGCGCCTCTGGCCCGGGCCATCATT
This window encodes:
- a CDS encoding OprO/OprP family phosphate-selective porin, with amino-acid sequence MKHNPMKIRYLALAAILLGAPVYISPTRATDISSEDVNKLLQRIDELEQKVKVLERNREVDQEIATEKSKAAPTVSLGSNGLLVRSADTNFVMNIHGYAQVDGRFYLNDRETANDTFLLRRVRPIIEGTVYDKFDYRLMLDVATGNVTGSSAANNALIDDAYVNARFFNQFQVQVGKYKSPVGLERLKSTADLVFVETGFATQLTPNYDTGVMIHNALFNTPVNYAIGIFNGAGDAGSDDLDVSDEGKDVVGRLFLQPFLNRDVDSLRGLGFGVAGSIGHHNGPLATYKTAGQQTFFSYSTTTTANGSQYRLDPQLFYYWGPFGILSEYVLSSQEVRSTAAGTPPNARFNNTAWQVEASYLLTGEQNTFKTINPLHPFGPVNGGWGAFELALRVQQLSLDKDAFPKYVTSTSAKEATAWGVGANWYLNRNVKLNLDYEATSFRGGSKVKNAVTAHEEHVILSRVQFSF
- a CDS encoding sulfate ABC transporter substrate-binding protein, which codes for MKQRLKLIALLGVGVLLSTTSWAEKSTRLLNVSYDPTRELYQAYNSEFVKYWKGKAGKDVEIKQSHGGSGKQARAVIDGLEADVVTLALAYDIDVIAEKAQLLPKDWQQKFPNNSSPYTSTIVFLVRKGNPKGIKDWEDLIRPGVSVITPNPKTSGGARWNYLAAYGYQLKRSNGDESKAKEFVKNLFKNVPVLDTGARGATTTFVQRGIGDVLIAWENEAILAAKELGKGEVEIVVPSVSILAEPPVAVVDKVAKRHGTEAVAKAYLEHLYSEQGQEIAAKNFYRPRLESVAKKYANQFPQLKLFTIDELFGGWQKAQKAHFADGGTFDQIYQK
- a CDS encoding response regulator, whose protein sequence is MRLLLVEDEKKVAEFVARGLRAERFAVDVCNDGLSGYEMASTYNYDLMILDLMLPTLSGTEILKRLRKQSSQVPVLVLTARDGMAEKIENFEAGADDYLTKPFAFAELLVRVKALLRRGTANRSSVLHVGDLEIDRLTQQVRRGGKKIDLTSKEYGLLEYLAANAGRVLSRTMIVEHVWDESFEGLTNIVDVYVRHLRSKVDSGYPCKLIRTVRGVGYSVSDERET
- a CDS encoding sensor histidine kinase, coding for MNTQSIRFRLVVWYAGLLIGVFVLLGYFMFTGVRVYLERSLGDAQVRRAQQIAVSLLANVEKTGETPVINEINSVFAPELSDRFIRIMRSDSSVMYASRNPKDLSFDASHVPVYTGAAKAGTWRKEPVPDGKELLIAAVPYRTPDGKKFVVEVGALFDPVQAVLNRLVILVAFALTAMVIVAITGGYWLVRKALAPVDQISKSAEQITLHNLRERLPVAKTGDELERLSISLNNMIVRLEDAFQQNRRFIADASHELRTPLTIMRGELEAIVIQNQIAPEVQTKAVSILEEVERLTRIVEGLFAISRLDAGEAQKEMVRFDLAKLATNTAEQMCLLAEDKGIVVRCDNAQEVMVEGDRARMKQVVVNLLDNAIKYTPSGGKVTLSVSAQSGRASLEVEDTGIGIPAEAKPRIFERFFRVDKARSRDLGGAGLGLSIVKSICAAHGGKVDFYSTEGKGSRFVVELPLSRSNNEMGEKTNGL
- a CDS encoding efflux RND transporter periplasmic adaptor subunit — encoded protein: MSFLNWKTLVPAAIVAAGLGFWSSSRGNAHATPAPDSDMVTVAVARVIRQDLAKNQNFEAEFRPYQEIDLHAKVAGFVKSINVDIGDRVKEGDLLATLEIPELVEDLEKATALLHRDEEEIKRAAAAHNEAHGVFTRISSVNQTKPNLIAQQDLDGAQAKDQTTEAALAAARQEVQVAQAEVKKLKAIADYCKITAPFSGVITKRFADEGALVQGGVTPSASAMPLVRLSQIDTLRLVFPVSVSYVAHVQLGDSVGVRIPGMDKNITGKICRFTRKVDTATRTMDAEVDLPNPDLSLIPGVYAAVDFKLDRREKVLTIPTEAISRQKSNTVFVLNPAGEIEERAVTLGLETPNRLEVVEGLQENDLVMLGSRSQVKPGQKVQPKLMEMGSLQ
- a CDS encoding RraA family protein; translation: MTPVLSLDQFESLRRLETCTIANAIDTFDLRLRNEGYADASIRCMFPRLAPMLGYAVTLKIKCSSPPIAGNAYPDRTDWWNQILKFPTPRVVVIQDVDEFPGNGAFLGEVHSSILQALGCIGAITNGAVRDLSAVESNRFQFFAGSVAVSHAYSHIVEIGGEVEIGGLRIKPGDLIHADRHGILSVPGEIAGQIPAVAARLLEQERKVIALCRSADFSLEKLRVVVKQKP
- a CDS encoding efflux RND transporter permease subunit, producing MTKFALRYPYLIIVICLITCVVGVTSLLRMPVDLFPPINIPVVVVATFFSGMPPEQIENDITGRFERFFTLASGVDHIESRSLPGVSLIKVYFQPGSNPDTAVSTIGNLASANLRRLPPGTLPPVVLKFDASSLPVCMITLKGEGLNETRLRDLGQFNVRNQVANVPGASVPQPFGGRYRQIMVYVDPLKLEAHQLSVMDVVRAVNDSNLILPAGDVRIGPFDYNIYANSQLRDIEDINHLPLKTVGGASVMVADVGEAKDASQIQNNVVRVDGQKSVYLPVLKQGGDANTIAVVDGIKNAVSHLLDVPKELVTKVVFDQSVFVKTAIENLIHEGAIGLLLTGLMILIFLASTRATIAVFLSIPLSTLATFIALGMGGGTVNSMILGGLALVFSRLIDNSVVVLENIFRHLELGETPEVAAEKGGQEVALPVLAATLTTAVVFFPVTFLYGVSRFLFSALALAVVFALFASYFVALTVVPLFCAKFIKSAHGHGADHGKKSFSDRFNGWFNTRFGAMLDKYGLLLGWSLKRPWATILVITGVFVLSLGLFKFVGISYFPRTDPGQFVINLKAPTGTRIENTEDFIKKVEEIVREEVDKDDLGIVVANIGITPDFSAMYTSNSGQHTAFVQVSLREKHKRGSYDYMERVRRRLRNDLPQISAYIQSGGLLDAVLNLGLPAPIDIQVSGSNLEAAHHTATELAARIRGLKGVSDVLVPQDVDYPAIQLDIDRTRASQLGLSSREVVGNVITALTSDGMIAPSFWVDPKSGNDYLLTVQYPENHIKTLDELQAIPLRSAGKTFPARLDAVTHLKHIHSPTEVDHYQLRRVVDIYVATSGEDLGSVATSVNKEIGETSLPENVRINVRGMVQGMNASFKSFSLGLILSVVLVYLILVAQFKSFRDPFLILLAVPTGLTGVLITLVITGTTLNVMSLMGVVMMVGIVVSNSILIVEFTHRLREDGKPLLEAITVACRVRLRPVLMTSLATLIGLIPMAAKLGTGSEAYAPLARAIIGGLAVSVVLTMFIVPAAYLLVYGRRQTKAGEVLPTTAKQGNI